CCAGGGCCACGCCGATGAGGAGCAGGTAGAAGCTGGTGTGGAACACCAGTGAGCCGCCCTCGCGCCAGTGGCCGCGTTCGACCGCCAGCCTGGCCCTTCCGTCCGGCGAGATGACCCGCCGACTTCGGTAGGTGCGGAAGACGGGCTGGACCGCGTCCAGGACCTCGTCCTCGCTGGCACCTGCGGGCCGCGTCAACTCGATGGAGTGGCTGAGCCGTCGGAGGTTGGCCCCGGCGTTCGCCGGCATCCTGACGTTGCGGAAGAACACGCGCCAGCGCGGGATGAGGCAGGCCGTCAGGCTGACCAGCAACGCCACGGTCAGGACGGCGAACCACCACGACCCGAAGACGTCGAACAGGCTGAGGGCGTCGAGCACCCGGGCGACGCCAGCCCCAGGACCCTCCGTCCCCTCGCGCCAGGCGGACACGGTGCTGGCGATGACCGGTTCCTGCGGGATGAAGGTCGCCACCAGGGTCGCCGTGGCCAGGATGAAGAGCAGGACGAGGGCGGTCGACATCCGCCGCAGCCGCTTCCACACCAGGACCGCTGTCTCCCACGGACCTGGGATCAGCGGCAGACGAGATCCGGCCGGGGTCGCCGCATCCTCAGGTCGTGCCGTGTCCGGCGCGCTCGAGTTGGTCATGCAGTGGGTTCCAGTATGGCCCGGCGGCCCCTCACTGCCGGTGCCCGGGTCACCGATGCAACCGACTCATCGAACGGCACATACGTCCTTCATTGACGCACGCAATCTGATGCCGTAGTGTTCGCCGGGTCACTAGCCGTAGTGGTCGTCACGCTTGGCTACGACTTATGCGCGAAGAGCAATCCACAGCTGTGGACAACCTGTGCACTTCTGGTCTCGACCTCGGCTAGATCGGAGGCTCGAAGCCGCCGACGAACGGGCGGGTCCAGTCGAGGAAGACGTCCCACAGGCCGGTTGCGATGGCCAGGCCGACCAGGGCCAGCATGATGCCGCCGCCGACCTGAAGTCGGCCGGCGTTGGACCGCAGGAAGTTGAGCACCCGTCCGAGCCGGTTGAACAGCAGTCCGAAGAGGATGAACGGCAGCCCGAGCCCGATCGCGTAGACGAACGCCAGTGCCCCGCCGCGAATGGACGAGCCGCCGCCCTGTGCCGCTGAGAGGGTCAGGATCGCCGCCAGGGCCGGGCCGATGCACGGGGTCCAGCCGACACCGAAGACGAAGCCGAGTGGCAGGGCCCCGAGGACACCCTTGTCGATCGCGCTGTCGGTGATGCGGGCCTCCCGCTTGAGGAAGTCGAAGGGCAACAGGCCGGTGAAGGCGATCCCGAGGAACACCACCATCAGACCCAGGCCGATCTGCCACGGCCGGCTCTGCAAGGCGATCGACACCCGACCGCCGATCAAGCCGAGCAGCGTGAACGGGATCGCGAACCCGAAGACGAACAGCAAGCCGCCGGACAGCACCCGGGCACGTGCACCGAGGCCGCCCTGCCCGTCGCGCAGGTCGGCCCCGGACAGCCCTGTCATGTAGGCCAGGTAGCCGGGGACCAGGGGGACCACGCAGGGGCTGGCGAAGGACACCAGGCCGGCGATGAACGCCACACCAGCCGCGAGGACCAGGTTGGAGGAGTTGATGGCGTTCTGGGCGCTGGCGCCGATGTCGCTGACAGCTTGAGCGAGAACGAGGAGATCCACTGCGTATCGGGTCCAGGTCGTGAGGAGGTGAGTTCGAGCAGCGCTACTCAGTGGTCAACTGGTCGATGTAGGGGACCAACTGGTCAGCACTCACCCCGCCCAACACACGGAGGGCCACGCGGTGTTCCCGATCGAGCAGGATGGTCGAGGGCAACCCGATCGGGGCGGTGTCGCGGAACTCGGCCGCGATGACCGCGCCGCGGTCGAACCACGAGGGATAGTCGACGTCCTGGTCTCGTTCGAAGGACCTCGCGTTCGTGCGGGTGTCCTGATTGTTCACGCCGATGATCTGGATCTGGTCGGCGTAGAGGTCGCCCAGTCCCACGAGTTCGGGGATCTCCCGTGCACACGGGCCACACCACGAGGCCCAGAAGTTCACCAGGACCGGCTTGCCCGCGAACTCCTCGAGGCAGAGCTGCTCCTCCGTCACCGTCTCGCTGCAGACGTCGGGAGCAGGATCCCGGTCAGCCTGCGCGATGAGCGGCATCGTCTCGATGTTGACGATCCCGCCGCCGGGGATGTTCTCCTGATTGCCCAGCGTGCACCCGGTCAGGAGGACTGCCAGGAGCAGGGCGCAGGCCCGCAGGGTGTGGGCTCGACGGCGGTGGGCCCGAGGGGTGTGGGTCACACACCCACGGTAGCCCGCTCCTCGACCTCGACCTCCTCGGCCTCGGTCTCCTCGGTTTCGCGCCGCTCGCGCGTCTCGTCGCGAGCCAGCAGCCCCATGTGGAGTGCGAACAGCACCCCCATGATCCCGACCATCAGCAGTGACGGGAAGTAGGGCGCACCGGCGTCGAAGAAGGCGAAGAAGGTCTGCTCGTTGCGAAGGCTGTTGCCGTTCTCATCGACCGCGTCCGCAGGAAGAAGGTCGCCGTTCTCCAGTCCGGCATCTTGGCAGACGTCGGGAAGCACAGGCTCGGCGCCCTCCTCGGCATCGGCCGGGACGGCCAACTCGCAGGTGTTGCCGAAGGTGACGGCGATCATGGGTCGACCGTTGTCGGCGACGGTGTACAGGGGGTCACCGACCTGCGCCTCGGTGCCGAAGAGGACGTTCTGACCGAAGTCGAACTCCTCATTGTCGGCCAGCGATCCGAAGAAGGACTGGATGTTCTGGGCACCGACCTCGACACCTTCGGTGCCGGGCCCATCTTCCTCGTCCCCGGCCGGCATCAGCTCCGCCGGGGGGTCCTCCCACCCGTCCGGGTAGGCGTTGACCGCACTCGCGTACGGACTGCCTTCCTCGGTCACCACCGCAGCGTCCTGGGCGAAGGGAACCCAGACTGGCTGGTACTCGTCCAACTCCTGACCGGGCAGGTTCTGCGGCCCCGTGTTGGGCGGCGTGCCGGGTGCGCCGAACGCCCAGAAGAGGCTGAGCAGGAACCCGAACCCCCAGAGCGACGCCCCCATGACCAGGTACCCACGACGGGTGCCCAGGTTCGAGCGCATCAGCATGTAGACCGAGCCGACGAAGATGAGGATGCCGAGCGGCAGCGCCAGCTGCGACCAGGGGTTCGAGGTCGGGATGCCACCCTCGGTGGCGAGGATCAGGAGCTCCACGTGTTATACCTCCGTCGTTTCGTCGGACTCGGCATCCTCGTCGGATTCGGCGTCGGCGTCGTCTGCCTCGGCCTCACCACCGCCGCCGGTGCTGTCGGGCTCGCGCCCGAGCTGCTCCTCGAGGCTCTGGTCATCGGCCTCGACCGCCTCGCCCACGTTGGGGGTCTGGTACTGGTTGGCGTCCTCCGGCACGTCCTCGGCCTGGTTCTCGACCAGGTAGTCGATGATCCGTCCCAGGGCCTCGTCGTCATAGCGGGCATCCGGATACATGTACGCCTCCTGCCAGGGCGGCATGGACATGCCGGAGCCGACGATGTTGATGCCGTTCTGGAGGATTCCGAGGATGCCCTCCTCACTATGGCGTTGGAGGACGTTCTGGAGGCTGGGTCCAACGATCCCCTGGAGTTCAGCGCCGTGGCACTTGGCGCAGTTGGCCAGGTACAGCTCCTCGCCGCTGATGACCTCGCCCTCGTCGTTGATGGCGCCGCTCACCTCCGCCACCTCGCCGACCTGGTTGGCCAGGATCCAGTCGGTGATGGCCTCGATCTGGAAGTCGGTCATCGGCCCGTCGAAGGCAGCGCCCCACGCGGGCATCGGCGAACCGGGCCGGCCGCGGTACAGCGTCTGCTCGATGTGCTCGCGGACATCCACGATGATGCGGCTGTCGGCGTACCGGGCCGCGATGTTGGTCAGGTTGGGAGCGGGCCAGGGGTCGCCGCCGTAGGGCGAGGCGGCGTTGCCTCCCGCGGCGTCTGACCCGTGACACTCGGCGCAGTTGGCCTGGTAGAGCTCCTCACCCTCGGAGAAGTCCCGGGCGAACAGACCCTCCTGCTTGTCCTGGGCACGAATCGGCTCGCGCAGCCAGTACGCAGGCAGGAAGACCGCGAAGAAGAGGGTGAGCAGCAGCCCCCAGGACATCATCCGCTCGAGGTGCTTGCCCTCGAGTTCCTCGTCGGAGTACCCGGGTCGCATGGCAGGCGGGATCGAGCTGGACAGCTTCTGCTTCGCGTTGCCACTGGCAAGCAGCAACACGAGGGTGATGATCGCGCCAACGGCGAGGATCACGATCGCGATGATGAGTGGGCTCACGGTGGGAGTTCTACCTTCTGATCAGAAGAGCGTCGGGCTGCGGCTTCGAGCTCAGCCGTTGCAGTTCGGGCCGGCGGCCGGCTCGCCCAGCACACCGCCGGTCTGGGTGGGACCGGTGACGATGGTCGAGGTGTCCACGAAGACGTTGCCGTCGGTCAGGGTGACCGGGAAGCGGTCCAGTCCGCGAGGAGCAGGCCCGAACTCGTACTCACCCCATCGGTTGTAGCGAGATCCGTGGCAGGGGCACTCGAACCACCGCGAGGACTCGCACCACGGGACACGGCATCCCAGGTGGACGCACTGCTGGTAGATCGCCATGACGCTCGCGCCATTGGTGATGTCTTCGTACTGACCGTCGGGGTCGTTCGCCGCGTTGTACTGCACCATGTAGAGGCGGCCGCTGGGGAACTCGAACCGACCGCCCCCTTCGGCGATGCTCGACAGGACGTCCTCTTCAGGACCGAGGTCGATGTTCGCGCCGAACGCACCGGCGCCGAGTCGGGGCCACAGGAACCCGAGACTTGCGGCACCGAACGCACCCAGGACGCCGCCCATGCTGAGCAGCCACGAGTTGCGCAGGAAGGCGCGACGGTCCGGGCCGGTCGGCTTCTTGCGCTTCGGCTTCTTGGGAGCGGCAGGGGCGCTGCCGCCTCCCGAGCCCGAGGCACCCGGTCCCGACGCCGCTGCAGCCATGAGCGTCGCGCCGATGCCGCAGTCGGGGTCGGCCAGACCCGGCGGGACCGGACGACGCTGCGCCGGCGTCACGGCGAGGTCGGCTGCGACGGCTTGGACGATGGGGCGGAACCACCACGCGGCCAGCGTCAGCAGACCGATCGCGGTGGCGGTGAGGATGAGGAGTGTGGTCATGCCGATCCTCCTAGATCTCGAAGAACAGCCCGTCGACCCACGGCCACACCCAGTTGAATCCGGGTCCTCGGAAGAAGGAGCCGACCAGGGTGAGGATCGTGGAGCCGAGCAGGAACATGCTCATCAGCACGGTGGCGAACTTGCGGTTCTCGGGCTTGACCGAGGGGTTCTTGTCCAGGTACGGGATCGCCATGAGGCCACCCAGGCCGACGATCCCGGGGATGGTCACACCCGCGATCATCGGGTGGAAGTAGCGCAGCAGCTCCTGCAGACCCAGGAAGTACCAGGGGGCCTTCGACGGGTTCGGCGTCTGGTTGGGATTCGCCAGCTCACGCAGCGGGAACGCCGGCGTGATCGAGATGAGCAGCAGCGCAGCGGTCACCGCCAGCAGGCAGACGAGCTCGGAGCTCAGCAGGTGCGGCCAGGTGTAGACCTTGTCCTCCTGCTTTCCCTTGATCTGCTGGATCCCGCTGGGTGGGACCATCGCGAGCAGGCGGTGCGTGTGCTTCTGCCCGGCCAGCTTCGCCTCGGGCTGCTGCAGGTCCGCGACCTTGCCCTGCTTGCGCTTGAGCGCCTCGGCAACGCGCTTCTGGCGCTCCTCAGCCGACATCATCCCGCCGGCCTCGGGGGCCTCGGCAACTGCCGTGGCGGTGCCGCCTCCGCCGCCTGATGCGCCACCACCCGCGGCCTCCGCGGCGGCCTTCTGCTCTTCGAAGGACTTGGGGCCGAGCTCGGCGCCAGCGGCCTTCTTCTTGGCCCGGACAGCGGCTGCCTTGGCCTTGGCGCGGGCGATCCGCTCGCTCTTGCCGTCGGCGATCAGCTTGTCGTAGACCTCCTGGTCCATCTCGACTTCTTCTGCCATGAGGGGACTCCTTAGAGCGGGCCGGAGATGCCGCCGTCCTTGCGGATCCGCCAGAAGTGGACCGCCAAGAAGAGCGTGGTGACGAACGGGAGCGCGAGGACGTGGAGCACGTACCAACGCAGCAGGGTCTCGGGGCCGATCTCGACCCCGCCGAGTAACACGAACTGCACTTGTTGACCGAACACCGGCGTGAATCCAGCCATCTGCGTTCCGACGGCGACGGCCCACAGGGCCAACTGGTCCCATGGCAGCAGGTAGCCGGTGAACGCCAGGAGCAGGGTGAGCAGGAGCAGCACGACGCCGACGACCCAGTTGAACTCACGCGGGGGCTTGTAGGCACCGTGGTAGAAGACGCGGGCCATGTGCAGGAACGTGGTCAGCACCATCAGGTGGGCACCCCACCGATGGATGTTTCGCACAAGGTCCCCGAACTGCACCCCTGAGATGATCCGCTGCATGTCGGCGTAGGCCAACTCGTTCCCCGGTCCGGCGGACGGCCGGTAGAAGAACATCAGGAAGATGCCGGTGATCGTCAGCAGGATGAAGAGGAAGAAGCTGGTCCCGCCCAAGCAGTAGGTGTAGGTCAGCTTCAGCCCGTGCCGCTTCACCTTCACGGGGTGGAGGTGGTAGAGCACGTTGTTCATGGCCGCGAGTGCGCGGTCGCGCGAGGTGTCGCGGTAGCCCTTGCGGTAGATCGACCCCGGCCGGAAGATCGACTTCCAGACGACGTTGTCCTGGACGGCCTTCTTCAGCTCGTCCGGCTTGGGCGGTGAGGGGATCAGTTTCGACACGTGGGAGGGAACCTTCCTACTGCTCGACCCGACCGAGCCAGAGGGCGTCGGACGGGCAACGCTCCACGCAGATCGCGCAGCGGGTGCATTCGTTGTCGTCGATGATGAAGGTGGCGGAGGAGGACTGCGCCAGGGTCAGGACTTCGGGGTTCTCGGCATCGGTGATGATGTCCGGGGCGAGCATCCAGATGCACTCCCACGGGCAGACGTCCTCGCAGGCGCGGCAGAGGATGCACAGCTCTGGCGTGAGCCCGATGTGCCGTTTGGGCTTGACGCGCTCCTGCAGCCAGGACGGATCGACCGTCTCGATCTTGTAGTCGTCGTAGATCTCCGGGTGGAGACCCTGGTCAGTCAGACCCATGCCATGCTCACCTCACTCACTTGTAGCCCCCTGACTTCTCGCCCGGCTCCTCACCCTCGGCGAGGGTGCGGGGGTACTTCTTCTGCACCCACAGGGCCAGGGCCCCGAACGCCCCCATGGCCACGATGGTCTCCACCATCACGATCGAGTCGCGGAAGACCGTGTAGAAGTTGCCCATCACCACGAACTCGCCGATGGCGATCCGTGACGGGATGACGGTGTCGGTCAGGGTGTCCTTGGCGCCGTCGAGGAAGTAGATCCAGGCGGAGGGGAGGATTCCGAACGCCCACAGTCCCGCCACCATCGCCGCCGAGCCACCACAGACCGCCGAGACCCAGCCGTGGGTCTCGCGAGTGCGCTGGGCGGCCAAGCAGAAGCCGGCGACCAGGGCGATGCTCCCGACCGTGATGGCGAGGCCGGTGAAGCCGTTGCCGAAGGACCACAGCGCGCCGATGACGTCTGGGATCGTCCGGAAGAACTCGGAGATCACGTCCACCTTGCTGGTCCTTCCTCATACGGTCGATGCATACGTGAGGCTGATGCTACCCGGAACGGAGGAAGGCGGGCCAACCGATACGGGGCGCTGTGTTGCTGAACTGGCCTTTCTCGGTAACCGAAGTGACGGGGAGCTCGGGCGTGGTCGCTCACACCTCGACCTGCACGTCGAGGTGCTCGTCCAGCAACTCGGTCATCTGCTCGATGGTGAGCGGCCCGGTGTGCCGGTAGGCGACGCTGCCGTCGGGCTCGACGAAGAGCGTGGTCGGCATCCCGAAGCCACCGGTCAGGTTGAAGTACTCGCCCGTCTCATCGGTCGCGAGGTCGTAGGTGATGCCCAACTCCTCCACGAAGGGGACGGCGTTGATCTGGGCGTCCATGGTGTTGATGCCGACCAGTCGGAACGCCTCCGATCCGGCCTCGTGCACCTCCTGGAAGTCGGGCATCTCCGCGACGCATGGCGCACACCAGGTGGCCCAGAAGTTGAGCACCACCGGACGATCGCCCAGGAAGCTCGTCGCTCCGACGACCTCGTCAGCGCCGAACTCCGTCAGATCGAACTCGGGCAGGGCGCCGACGGCGTCGGTCAGGTCCAGGCTGCCCGGCGGCTGGTCTGGCGTGGCGCTGGGATCGAGCAGGTCGGCGATGTTGTCCGGCATGTCTGCCTGGTCGTCACCACCGAGCAGCAGGACCGCTCCGCCGAGCAGGATGATGACGATGAGGGCCCCGACGGCGATCGTGCGCCCCGCTCCGGCCGATGAGGGCGTGGTCGCGGGCCCGGACTCGCCCTGCTCGGCGACCCCCAGCGCCTCGTCGTCGGTCAAGGCCTGGTCGTCGGTGGGCACCTCGTCCTCCTCATCCATCCCTGGCTTGTCCATACCTGGTCCAACGTTGCTCGGGGTGGGCGGGTTCCACGGGCTCGTGTGTTGTTCAGGTCACGCTATCGGAACCCGGACAACACGCAGGCACCAAGACGCTGGGCTCAGCCGATCACGACACCATTGGCCACGACCAGACGGATGTCGTCGTAGGCGCGAGGGTCCTCGAACGGGTCGCTGCCGAGCACGACCAGATCCGCCACCGCGTTCTGCTCCAGACGTCCGTTGTCCAGGCCCAGGTACAGCGCCGGGTCGGAGGTGGCAGCCCGCAGCACCTCGGCCGGGCTCATCCCGGCCGCCTGCAGCAACTCGACCTCGGCAACCTCGATCCCCGGCGTTGTTCCGCCGTTGCCCAGGTCGGTGCCGTACAGCACCTCCCCGCCAGCTTCCCGGAAGGCCCGGAGGGCGGCCAGCGCTCCGTCGTCGGGCCCGCGGATGAGCAGGGTCGGCACCAGCACCATGCCCGCCTCGGCGGCCCGGATCATCTCAGCCTCCGTGACGTCGTGGAGCGGCAGGTGGGCAAGTTCACGGACGCCGGTCTCGATGGCCAACTCGAGCATCTCGGCGCTGCCGACGTGGGCGGTGACCCGCAGCCCCGCGTCGATGCCGTGGTCGACGATCGCCCGCAGGGTCGCCTCGCCGAACACGGGGAGGCCACCGCTCGGCTCGAGCGCGACCTTCACCACCGTGGCACCGGCCATCACCTGCTCGTCGACGGCGGCGACGGCGTCCTCGGGGCCCGAGATCTGCCGGCCGGTTCCGTCTGCGCCCCAGCTGGTCGTCGGGTACCCGCCCATCGGGGTCAGGATCCGTCCCGCCAGCAGGACCCGGAGGTCGGTCTGGCCACGGAGCGCCTGCGCGGCATCCGGTGGGCCACCCAGGTCGCGGACGGTCGTGACCCCTCCCGCGAGCAGATCGGTCGGATCGGCGAACTGCAGGTGGACGTGGCTGTCGGTGAACCCGGGGACCACCACGCCACCATCGGTGTCCAGCGTCTGGGCGCCGTCGACGACGTCCTGCCCCACCTGGAGGATCCGCCGGCCGCGGACCGTGATCGCGATGCGGTCGTCGCTGCCGGGCTGGCGGAGGCCGGGAAGTCCGATGAGGTCCAGGTCCATGGGATCGCGGGAGGCGACCTCGGTCGGGACGACCACCTCGCCGCCGCCGGAGCAGGCCCCGACGGCCAGAGCTCCCGCCGCGAGAGCGCCGCTACCGGCCAGGAAGCGTCGCCGCGACAGTCCTGGCTGCAGCGATCGTGGCATCGATGTCCTCCTCGCTGTGGGCGGTGGAGACGAACATCGCTTCGTAGCCGGAGGGTGGGAGATAGACGCCCTGCCGGAGCATCCCGTGGAAGAAGGCGGCGTAGCGCTCGTGATCGGCAGCCCGCGCACCCTCGAAGTCCGTGACTGGCGAGCTGGTGAAGTACAGGCCGAAGAGACTGGCGACCCGCTGGATGACCGCCGGGACACCCGCAGCGGCGAAGGCTGCCGTCCAGCCATCGATCAGCCGGGTCGCCAGCTGGTCCAGCCGGCTGTAGGCGGCCTCGTCGAGCAGTCGGAGCTGGGTCAGCCCGGCGGCCACGGCAACCGGATTTCCGGAGAGCGTCCCCGCCTGGTAGACGGGCCCGACGGGAGCCAGCAGCTCCATCACCTCGCGAGGTCCGCCGAACGCGGCCAGCGGAAAGCCGCCTCCCACGACCTTGCCGAAGGCCACCAGGTCGGGCTCCAGGCCCAGCAGCTCCGTCGCGCCACCACGAGCCAGCCGGAAGCCGGTCATGACCTCGTCGACCAGCAACAGCGCGCCGTGGTCCCGGCTGATCTGTCGCAGGAAGCCGTGGAGGCCCGGCTGGGCGGGGACGAGGCCCATGTTCGCGGCGACGGGTTCACAGGCGATCACGGCGATGTCGTCGCCGTACTCCTCGAAGGCGGCCTCGACGGCGGCGGTGTCGTTCCACGGCACGACGATGGTGTCCTGGGTCGCGCCGGCCGTGACCCCGGGGCTGTTGGGCAGGGCGAGGGTGGCCACGCCTGATCCCGCCTCGACCAGCAGGCTGTCGGCGTGGCCGTGGTAGTGGCCGGCGAACTTGATGACCTTGGTGCGGCCGGTGGCGCCACGGGCGACCCGGATCGCCGACATCGCGGCCTCGGTGCCTGAGGAGACGCACCGCACCATCTCCACCCCCGGCACACGGGCGACGATCTCCTCGGCCAACTCGATCTCGCCGCGGGTTGGCGCGCCATAGGACGAGCCGGTTCGGGTGGCCTCGATGGCGGCCTGGACGACGTCGGGGTGGGCGTGGCCCAGGATGAGCGGTCCCCAGGACATGACGTAGTCGAGGTAGCTGGTGCCGTCCTCATCGGTGACCCGTGAGCCCTTGCCGTTGCTCATGAACCGAGGGGTCCCGCCCACGCCCCGGAAGGCCCTGACCGGTGAGTTGACCCCACCCGGGATGACGGCCTGAGCCCGATCGAAGAGGCGGTCGGAGGTCGGGGTGGACGCGGCTGCGGAAGTCACACTGCCAGCCTGGATGAGGCCTCGCCTACTCGCAATGCTGTGCCTGGACGAGACAGCCGGACCGCCCTTCTGGGACGGTCCGGCTGGTCACACAGGTGGTCGCACGCTGCAGCTGTTAGCAGGCGGCTGCCTGGGAGAGCAGCGCATCGCTCACGACCAATGAGCCACCAAGTGCGACCACCTCGGTCGGGTCGAGGCGGGTGATCTCCGCACAGGTCTCGGCCGGAAGGTCACCCGAGCTGGGGACCAGCAGGATCGGGCCGTCGGTCAGCACGCCACCGGCCAGCGCGTCAGCGAAGCCGTCGCCGTTGGCCAGGTAGACGGTCGCCGCCGTGCTGAACTGCGACTGCGAGATCACGATGGAGGTAAGGATCCGGTTCTCGCCGGCCAACCGCGACGCGTTGCGGGTCGGGACGCCGTCGTCATCGTTGTCGGGAACACCGTCATCGTCATCGCCGGCACCGTCATCATCATCGCCAGCACCATCGTCGTCATCGTTGTCGGGAACACCGTCATCGTCATCACCGGCACCGTCATCATCATCGCCAGCACCATCGTCGTCATCGTTGTCGGGAACACCGTCATCGTCATCACCGGCACCGTCATCATCATCGCCAGCACCATCGTCGTCATCGGTCTGGGCGGCTGCAGGGGTCGAGTCTGCGAGAGTCGCGATGAGCGCCCCCGTCAGAGCGAGAGCGGAGAGCAGGGCAAGCATCCGTACAACCGATGCAAGTCTCAGTGAACTGATCATGTCGGACTCCTCTGTCTGTTGAACTCGGGACGGCGCGACCGTACGCCCGATTCCGCCTCCGACAAGGAGAATGAGGAAACTCTCACCTCCATGAGAAACCTCTCATGTCGGCGCAAAGAAGATAGGCCCACTCGCGTCGAGCCGGGGACCGCCATTAGAAGGTTCTCAGATAGGTTGCTCCGCGCCGAGGGGTGCAGTACCACAAGACCTGTGAGCCTCACCGTGGTGTACCGAAGCAGGCCGAGTCCGTGATCACACGCACTCGTCGCAGGCTCACAACACCCGTTGACGGGGCCAGCCTCGCCGTCCTCCGGATCGTCTTCGGCCTCGTGGTCGTGTGGGAGACCTACCGATACTTCTCCTACGACTGGATCGGCAACTTCTGGGTCGACCGGGCCTACACGTTCACCTATCCCGGCTTCGGGTGGGTGGCGCCACTGCCGGGCGACGCGATGTACGTGGTCTGGGCGGCGATTGGCCTCACCGGTCTCTGCATCGCCCTCGGCGTCTTCTACCGGGTCGCGACGGTCGTGTTCACGCTCCTCTTCGCCTACTCGTTCCTGCTCGACCACACCCTCTACCTGAATCACTTCTACCTGATGGTCCTCGTCGGGGGCATCCTGGCCGTCGTCCCGGCCCACCGGGTCTGGTCGGTCGACGCGCGCCTTGCCGCACGTCCGGAGACGACGGTGCCGACTTGGGCGCTGTGGCTTCTCCGCTTCCAGATCGCGGTGATGTACGTGGGCGGGGGCATCGCCAAGCTCTCCTCGGACTGGCTGGCCGGCAGGCCGCTGGATTCGTGGCTGATGGCCGGCGAGAACTGGCCGTTGATCGGCGAGTGGCTGGTTCGCCCGGAAGCGGCGTTGGTGCTCTCTTGGTCAGGATTGCTGTTGGATCTGCTGGTCGTCCCGCTGGTGCTGTGGCGACCGACCCGCGCACCCGCCCTCATCGCCGTCGGAGCGTTTCACCTGATCAACGCGCGCCTGTTCTCCATCGGCGTCTTCCCCGTCCTCGCCATGGGCGCGACGCTGGTGCTGTTGCCTCCTGACTGGCCACGACGGGCACTAGCCCGCGTGCGCACCGCGTTCGGTCGGGACGAGGTCAGCCGCAGCGCAGGGACGGTCACGTCGGAGCCCTCTCCCTCTGGAGGCGAACCTCGCCGCCAGGCTCCGACACCGAGGGCACTGCTGTCGGTTCCCGCGCTGCTGTTGCTGGTGGTCTTCGTGGCGGCCCAGACCCTGGTCCCTCTGCGGCACCTGGCCATCCCCGGGGACCCCAACTGGACCGAAGAGGGCCACGACTTCGCCTGGCACATGAAGCTTCGCTCCAAGAGCGGCCATGTCGACTTCGTCGTGTCCGACCGGGAGACCGGGGAGATCTGGGTTCCCGATCTGGAGCAGGAACTGGCGTCGTGGCAGATCAGCCGCATGGCGGCGCGCCCGAGGTTGATCCTGCAGTACGCGGGCGAACTCGGCCGTCAAGCGACCGAGGTCCGCGGCTTTGCCGACCCTGAGGTGGTTGCCCACTCCGCGGTGTCCCTGAACGGCAGGCCTCACGCACCGCTGGTCAGCAGCCGCGTCGACCTCCTCACCGTGGACGACGTCTCGATGATCATCGAGCCTCACCCCGACGAACGTCCTGCGCCCGAAGACGAGGCTCGAGGCGGCTAGTTGAGAACTCTCTCATCATGAACTAATCGTTAACCAACGTTGGCCGGGGACGCTCCCCGACATGAACGGCTCCCAACGACACAGCACCCATCCGCGCGGCAACGCCGGCCCCCCACGGTTCATGCTGTACTCCCACGACGGGATGGGGCTGGGCCACATCCGCCGCAACCTCAATCTGGCTTCAGCGCTGATCGCAGCCGAGCCGACGTCCTCCGTGCTCCTGGCAACCGGTGCCGAAG
The sequence above is a segment of the Euzebya tangerina genome. Coding sequences within it:
- a CDS encoding TlpA family protein disulfide reductase, with the translated sequence MDKPGMDEEDEVPTDDQALTDDEALGVAEQGESGPATTPSSAGAGRTIAVGALIVIILLGGAVLLLGGDDQADMPDNIADLLDPSATPDQPPGSLDLTDAVGALPEFDLTEFGADEVVGATSFLGDRPVVLNFWATWCAPCVAEMPDFQEVHEAGSEAFRLVGINTMDAQINAVPFVEELGITYDLATDETGEYFNLTGGFGMPTTLFVEPDGSVAYRHTGPLTIEQMTELLDEHLDVQVEV
- a CDS encoding amidohydrolase family protein encodes the protein MPRSLQPGLSRRRFLAGSGALAAGALAVGACSGGGEVVVPTEVASRDPMDLDLIGLPGLRQPGSDDRIAITVRGRRILQVGQDVVDGAQTLDTDGGVVVPGFTDSHVHLQFADPTDLLAGGVTTVRDLGGPPDAAQALRGQTDLRVLLAGRILTPMGGYPTTSWGADGTGRQISGPEDAVAAVDEQVMAGATVVKVALEPSGGLPVFGEATLRAIVDHGIDAGLRVTAHVGSAEMLELAIETGVRELAHLPLHDVTEAEMIRAAEAGMVLVPTLLIRGPDDGALAALRAFREAGGEVLYGTDLGNGGTTPGIEVAEVELLQAAGMSPAEVLRAATSDPALYLGLDNGRLEQNAVADLVVLGSDPFEDPRAYDDIRLVVANGVVIG
- the hemL gene encoding glutamate-1-semialdehyde 2,1-aminomutase; protein product: MTSAAASTPTSDRLFDRAQAVIPGGVNSPVRAFRGVGGTPRFMSNGKGSRVTDEDGTSYLDYVMSWGPLILGHAHPDVVQAAIEATRTGSSYGAPTRGEIELAEEIVARVPGVEMVRCVSSGTEAAMSAIRVARGATGRTKVIKFAGHYHGHADSLLVEAGSGVATLALPNSPGVTAGATQDTIVVPWNDTAAVEAAFEEYGDDIAVIACEPVAANMGLVPAQPGLHGFLRQISRDHGALLLVDEVMTGFRLARGGATELLGLEPDLVAFGKVVGGGFPLAAFGGPREVMELLAPVGPVYQAGTLSGNPVAVAAGLTQLRLLDEAAYSRLDQLATRLIDGWTAAFAAAGVPAVIQRVASLFGLYFTSSPVTDFEGARAADHERYAAFFHGMLRQGVYLPPSGYEAMFVSTAHSEEDIDATIAAARTVAATLPGR
- a CDS encoding cell wall-binding repeat-containing protein, coding for MISSLRLASVVRMLALLSALALTGALIATLADSTPAAAQTDDDDGAGDDDDGAGDDDDGVPDNDDDDGAGDDDDGAGDDDDGVPDNDDDDGAGDDDDGAGDDDDGVPDNDDDGVPTRNASRLAGENRILTSIVISQSQFSTAATVYLANGDGFADALAGGVLTDGPILLVPSSGDLPAETCAEITRLDPTEVVALGGSLVVSDALLSQAAAC
- a CDS encoding HTTM domain-containing protein, with the translated sequence MITRTRRRLTTPVDGASLAVLRIVFGLVVVWETYRYFSYDWIGNFWVDRAYTFTYPGFGWVAPLPGDAMYVVWAAIGLTGLCIALGVFYRVATVVFTLLFAYSFLLDHTLYLNHFYLMVLVGGILAVVPAHRVWSVDARLAARPETTVPTWALWLLRFQIAVMYVGGGIAKLSSDWLAGRPLDSWLMAGENWPLIGEWLVRPEAALVLSWSGLLLDLLVVPLVLWRPTRAPALIAVGAFHLINARLFSIGVFPVLAMGATLVLLPPDWPRRALARVRTAFGRDEVSRSAGTVTSEPSPSGGEPRRQAPTPRALLSVPALLLLVVFVAAQTLVPLRHLAIPGDPNWTEEGHDFAWHMKLRSKSGHVDFVVSDRETGEIWVPDLEQELASWQISRMAARPRLILQYAGELGRQATEVRGFADPEVVAHSAVSLNGRPHAPLVSSRVDLLTVDDVSMIIEPHPDERPAPEDEARGG